A window of Sulfurimonas gotlandica GD1 contains these coding sequences:
- a CDS encoding bifunctional diguanylate cyclase/phosphodiesterase, producing MHNNIWKVFYLMLLGALLLLIALLYLSYTNVKDRHLTSAEHHTEIISRSVNADFLQEDIILGIVGEQLFKDENYKNEKKTKEILDTLLKQNQYLVSFGLADVNGNILISNSQVKLKHKKNLLTDKITSYDFKRSLTSNNMVVARTYYFKTIKEWIIPLRKAIRDKNGNVIGVVIAGIKNNKNSNYLDGLKLSKDNVVLIIKDFDDENNVYRLYSGGGSNVSNETLYDFPIASDVAALVNKRVKEKYKYSLNELRTNGQTVSIYMTDGFKEEKIAGLKYDEKYNLWISVEGNASEVWHEFLNILLAHVIMFTLSFIVFFLLFRNIATSEERKNRELIYQVQHDTLTGLPNRTYMYENIKKYKTKHREIYHVLYIDLDNFKNINDKFGHTVGDKILVEVAHRLNSFFDEEDMLIRQGGDEFIVLRECIDETKIEENLETLITLISKVYHVDSKEFRIGASVGIAQYPVDALTIEELLSLADTAMYEAKKRKNSYCLFSEKMRHNNIVKSDIEYELRGAIENNELWMAYQPQINADGTLYGVEALIRWENKKLGFVGPDKFISIAEETGLMRELGDFIISTSLREIEKIQTKLDMRFYLSINISVVQLIEADFLANLLREVENAKFDRASLTLEITESLSIESLDDVLPLLYEIQEHNIKISLDDFGTGYSSLSMLRELPINELKIDKSFIDKILYDENEKALVQSIINIGKNFNMKTLAEGVESNDQVKVLKALNCDIFQGYYYSKPLSKENLIEFLKKEKI from the coding sequence ATGCATAATAATATTTGGAAAGTCTTTTACTTAATGCTTTTGGGAGCTTTACTGCTCCTCATAGCACTTTTATATCTTAGTTATACTAATGTAAAAGACAGACATCTTACATCAGCTGAACATCATACAGAAATTATCTCACGTTCAGTTAATGCAGATTTTTTACAAGAAGATATTATCTTAGGTATAGTTGGAGAACAACTTTTTAAAGATGAAAACTACAAAAATGAAAAAAAAACAAAAGAGATATTAGATACTTTATTGAAACAAAATCAATACTTAGTAAGTTTCGGTCTTGCAGATGTAAATGGAAATATTCTTATCTCAAACTCACAAGTAAAACTCAAGCATAAAAAAAACCTCCTAACAGATAAAATAACAAGTTATGACTTTAAAAGATCTCTTACTAGCAATAATATGGTTGTTGCAAGAACATACTACTTTAAAACCATAAAAGAGTGGATAATCCCTTTACGAAAAGCAATTAGAGATAAAAATGGAAATGTAATAGGTGTTGTAATAGCCGGTATAAAAAACAATAAAAACAGCAATTATCTTGATGGTCTAAAGTTGTCAAAAGATAATGTAGTTCTTATTATAAAAGACTTTGATGATGAAAATAATGTCTATAGACTTTATAGTGGCGGAGGAAGTAATGTCTCAAATGAAACATTATATGACTTCCCGATAGCAAGTGATGTTGCTGCTCTAGTAAATAAAAGAGTTAAAGAAAAATATAAATATTCCTTAAATGAACTAAGAACAAATGGACAAACTGTTAGTATTTATATGACAGACGGTTTTAAAGAAGAAAAAATCGCTGGTCTAAAATATGATGAAAAATACAACCTATGGATTTCAGTTGAAGGCAATGCCTCTGAAGTGTGGCATGAGTTTTTAAATATTTTATTGGCTCATGTGATTATGTTTACTCTTAGTTTTATAGTGTTTTTTCTATTGTTTAGAAATATTGCCACCTCTGAAGAGAGAAAAAATAGAGAACTTATTTATCAAGTACAGCATGACACTTTAACGGGTTTGCCAAATAGAACATATATGTATGAAAATATAAAAAAATACAAAACAAAACATAGAGAAATATATCACGTTCTTTATATTGATTTAGATAATTTTAAAAATATTAATGACAAGTTTGGACATACTGTTGGAGACAAAATTTTAGTTGAAGTCGCTCATAGACTCAACTCTTTTTTTGATGAAGAAGATATGCTTATTCGTCAAGGTGGTGATGAGTTTATAGTTTTAAGAGAGTGTATTGATGAAACTAAAATAGAAGAAAATTTAGAAACTTTAATAACTTTAATATCTAAAGTTTATCATGTTGATAGTAAAGAATTTAGAATTGGTGCTAGTGTCGGAATAGCTCAGTATCCAGTAGATGCTCTAACAATTGAAGAGTTGTTAAGTCTTGCAGATACTGCAATGTATGAAGCAAAAAAACGTAAAAATTCATACTGTCTATTTTCAGAAAAAATGCGTCACAATAATATTGTAAAAAGTGACATAGAATATGAACTTCGCGGGGCGATAGAAAACAACGAACTATGGATGGCTTATCAGCCACAAATAAATGCAGATGGAACTCTTTACGGGGTTGAAGCACTCATAAGATGGGAAAATAAAAAGCTTGGTTTTGTAGGGCCTGATAAGTTTATATCAATTGCTGAAGAGACAGGACTTATGCGGGAGTTGGGTGATTTTATAATCTCAACCTCATTAAGAGAGATAGAAAAGATTCAAACAAAACTGGACATGAGATTTTACCTCTCAATAAATATTTCTGTTGTTCAACTCATAGAAGCAGATTTTTTAGCCAACCTTTTAAGAGAAGTTGAAAATGCAAAATTTGATAGAGCTTCACTAACTTTAGAGATTACAGAGAGTCTCTCAATAGAGAGTTTAGATGATGTACTTCCTCTTCTTTATGAGATACAAGAACATAATATTAAGATATCGTTAGATGACTTTGGTACGGGATACTCTTCACTTAGTATGTTAAGAGAATTACCTATTAATGAACTTAAAATTGATAAAAGCTTTATAGATAAGATTTTATATGATGAAAATGAAAAAGCACTGGTTCAAAGTATTATTAATATAGGAAAAAACTTTAATATGAAGACTCTAGCTGAAGGTGTAGAAAGTAATGATCAGGTTAAAGTATTAAAAGCACTTAATTGTGATATATTTCAAGGTTATTATTATTCTAAACCACTCTCTAAAGAGAATTTAATTGAATTTTTAAAAAAGGAAAAAATATGA
- a CDS encoding class I SAM-dependent methyltransferase: MIEDKQRWNEKYLEKPKQENVSALVEKYINHANVGHAIDLACGTGRNTHFLALKGFEVDAVDISDVALKEVKKTSSINKIDADLDKYNIAPNKYDLIVNVNYLNRRLVSQMKEALKPGGVVIFETFLIAHGDFKLPTMNLDYLLRKNELLHYFIGLDVIYYEERIDTNLKGERVKVASIVAKKA; encoded by the coding sequence ATGATAGAAGATAAACAAAGATGGAATGAGAAGTATCTGGAAAAGCCAAAGCAGGAAAATGTTTCGGCTCTTGTAGAAAAATACATAAATCATGCAAATGTTGGTCATGCAATAGATTTAGCATGTGGAACAGGTAGGAATACTCATTTTTTAGCTTTAAAAGGTTTTGAAGTAGATGCTGTAGATATTTCAGATGTAGCATTAAAAGAGGTTAAAAAAACTTCATCAATAAATAAGATAGATGCTGACTTGGACAAGTACAACATAGCTCCAAATAAGTATGATCTTATAGTAAATGTGAACTACTTAAACCGCCGTTTAGTTTCTCAAATGAAAGAAGCACTAAAACCAGGTGGAGTAGTGATATTTGAAACATTTTTAATTGCTCATGGTGACTTTAAACTGCCTACTATGAACCTTGACTACCTTTTACGCAAAAATGAGCTTCTGCACTATTTTATAGGCTTAGATGTTATCTACTACGAAGAGCGTATAGATACAAACCTCAAAGGTGAGAGAGTTAAAGTTGCATCTATAGTTGCTAAGAAGGCTTAA
- the recO gene encoding recombination protein RecO, producing MQGYIINLNKVKDEDLIVTIISKGSLETLYRFYGARHGTINIGFKIDYEIEDSAKSTIGRLKDVVHIGFKWINDHKLLRLWQDFLSLFYKHLIDAQELDDFYFELLDHASQQWNKQNPKRVAIESYVRLLENEGRLHKELNCFLCSLPIEEKEISLVRAFLPTHKACSHTLSMNREALVELFQNKSSLFLSDKEVDRLWYILLEGL from the coding sequence ATGCAAGGTTATATCATCAATCTTAATAAAGTAAAAGATGAAGATTTAATAGTAACTATAATATCAAAGGGCAGCTTAGAGACTCTTTATAGATTCTATGGAGCAAGACATGGAACTATAAATATAGGCTTTAAGATAGACTATGAGATAGAAGATAGTGCAAAGTCAACGATAGGAAGACTAAAAGATGTAGTACATATAGGTTTTAAATGGATAAATGACCATAAGCTTCTAAGGCTTTGGCAAGACTTTTTATCTCTCTTTTACAAACACCTGATAGATGCCCAAGAACTTGATGATTTTTACTTTGAACTTTTAGACCATGCCTCACAACAGTGGAATAAGCAAAATCCAAAAAGAGTAGCTATTGAGTCATATGTAAGACTACTGGAGAATGAAGGTAGACTTCATAAAGAGCTGAACTGTTTCTTATGTTCACTTCCTATAGAAGAGAAGGAAATATCATTAGTACGAGCATTTTTACCTACACACAAAGCATGCTCTCACACACTTAGTATGAACAGAGAAGCCCTTGTAGAACTTTTCCAAAACAAGTCATCTCTTTTTTTAAGTGATAAAGAAGTAGATAGACTCTGGTATATTTTGCTTGAGGGCTTGTAG